Sequence from the Tursiops truncatus isolate mTurTru1 chromosome 18, mTurTru1.mat.Y, whole genome shotgun sequence genome:
AGGAGAAGCTGGCCTGGAAGGGCTGGAGCCCCTCCCTGGGCTGCTTAGGGGGGAGGGCCGGGCGGCCCGCGCAGGGAGGCGGCAGGGCGCTGACACCCACCCGCATGAAGGTGTGGCATTCGGTCACGAAGCTCCCTCTGGTGATGTCCTTGAACTTCTCGCAGATGTCGGGGACGCTGGTGGCTTCCAAGATCAAGGCCTGATGTTCCTTGATGAGGGTCAGTGCCACCCGGAAGATGATCTTAGAGCCCTCGTTGAACAGACAATCCCAGATGCGAAGCACGGTCTGCAGAGGCAGAGACAGCGGGTCAGCGCGTGGCCGCCTAGTCGGCCCCAGTCCGAGCCAGGCGCCCTCACCTCCACGGGCAGGACGTCCACAAACAGGCAGATGAACCAGCGCGACACGACCAGGGTCCACAGCAGGCCGTGACTGTCCATCAGGGCCGCCACCGCCGGCAGCTTGGTCCTTACCAGCTCTCCGAGGACCTCCTGGTCCGTCTTCAGGCCCAGCATCGAGGGGCTGTAGTAATCTGCACGGGGACAGGGGAGAAGCGGGGACGTGGACCCCACAAACCACAGCCCCTGACACCCGTGACCCTCGTTCCCCCTTAGCCATGAGGGGGACCACGCCCAGCGACCCTTTCCAGAGGGTGACCCAGGGCAAGGTCCCAGCCACAGGGATGCAGGAACTCCTGGGAGTAATGCCCAGAGTGGGGCCCCAGGTCCCAGCACTCTGGACAGCAGTGCCCCGCTGGGCATCCGTCACAACCTGATGGGAAGCAGGGATGTTTGCAACCCAAGATCAGGCAGCCAACAGTGGGGGCAACCAAGTGTCCGCTGACGGATGGACGGGAAAACCGAACGTGTGAGCGTCCTGGCACCCCCCCCAGAGTGTCCTGGGCACCCCCCCACACTCTTGTGTCACGTGTCCTATTTTCCTCTCATGGAGAAGATGCAGGTGAACGTTACAGGAGAGCATCAGACAGACCAATGCTTCCAACTGCGTGACTGTCTTTTGAATGGACACTTTCTTGCCAAGGAATTTTCTAGCTTAATGTCATGTATTATAATACATGACAGCTTAAACTTTGCtgtaaaaacaggaataaaataaaataaaataataaaacattattaaacaagggtctttcctggtggcgcagaggttaagaatccacctgccaaggcaggggacacgggttcgagccctgcccgggaagatcccacatgctgtggagcaactaagcccgtgtgtcacaactattgagcctgcactctacagcccgtgagccacaactactgagcccacgtgccacaactactgagcctgtgctctagagcccgcgagccacaactactgagcccgcaggccacactactgaagcccacgtgcccagagcccgtgcttcacaacaagagaagccacagcaatgagaagcccgcgcaccacaacgaagagtagcccctgctcgccgcaactagagaaaagcccacgcgcagcaacgaagacccaacgcagccaaaaataaataaataaaataaataattttaaaaaataataaaataggaaaacttGGTACGCGTTCTGTGCCTGCTGCCACACACAGTTTGGTCATTCACCACAGCAAAGCGAAAGACGTTCTTGTTAATTAAGTATTTGGGTTAAAATAGAATCATTATGAGTATCGACACGACATCAGTCACACCACCGGTTTTCAGAGCGCGGGCACACACTAAACCACGCTCAGTACTAAAGACCCCAGAAATCAGTTACTAGAAGCCTGTTCAGTTATAAATACCTGGCACTgaagcttccctccctcccataccCTCTTCTCACTTCTGTTCCTAAACCCTAGGGCCGCTGGCTGTCCTGTCCTCTCAACTAGCAGCGCTCTGGCTCTGGTCCCGGGGGCAAGGGGCAGGCTCCGCTTCCCGTCCTGCAGGTGCTGAGCCGTCTCAGGAGAGCGCGGCAGAGACAGCGGATTTGCGGAGCCGTGAGCACAGCACGGCCTCGTTCTCGGTTACAGACAGGCTTAGGGCAGCTCCCAAAATAGTCAAGGTCACACCCCACACCCGCCACAGGCCTGAGCCTTCTCCCCGAAGCCAGGCCTTCTCCCGGGGTCGCCTCACTTTGCAAACAGCCCAACGGCTGTGTCAGCACGTGGAGAGGGGAGCGCTGCTGCAGGGGCAGGTGGGCCCGGGGGGCCCGGGTACTGTCGCCCCCACAATGAGCCCTGCCCGCCCTTGTCTGGGCCACGCCTTCTGGCTTCAGCAGGGCTGCTCCCGGGAGGGGCAATCGTCGCCCGGCTCCCCTGTGTCTCAAGGGGAAACGGGTCAGACCAGCTCTCAGGACGCAAGCGTGTTCGTTCATAAGTGGGCTGACTCATCACCAATGTGACATCCCAAGCTGGCCCAGCCCATCCCACCCCCCGTCCCTTCTCTGCAGGCTCGGCAGTCTGAGGGCAGATAGGGTAGGGGTTCCCCCGAGGAAGAGACCCAGACATAACTATCTTGACGTAAAAGAAGCCATTTTCGGTCTGGGCCATCCTGTGATCTAAGCCCGGCCACGATGCCCTGTCCTTGCAGAAGGATGGGCCTATTTCCATTGTAGTTTAGTTGACTGAACCTAATAATCATCAGAAATGACACTTTATGGCCTTAAAATAAGCCTGTGCGACGCACCACCCCGGGGGCCACTGTTGCGTTTCTGTTCCTCTAGGTCGGCCCTTACGGCCTCTGTTGATCTCGGTCCCGCTGCTGTGTCGCCACCAGGCTTCCCCAAACCCCCGAAGAGCCCCTGGGATCGGTCACGGTGGAACGTTCATCAAAATGCAGCCTCTGGCCTAACTGAGCAAACGGCGACCACGGAGCCGTGCTGGCGTTTTGTCTGGAAGCCTGTCCATCTTCTCCCCGACAGCTGTTCAGGCTCCGTCCTCCGTCCCCGCGGGCGGCATCCCCCCAGCCCTTGCTAACAGCGGCACAGGCCCGAGGAGAGGGCCCCTCTTCACGGCACCGCCCAGGCTCACCTCCCGGGGGCCCAGAGCTGTGGATCTGAGCCCAGGCCTCCGTGCTGCCGTCCGTGAAGGGGACTCGGTGGTTGGCATGTGTGGTGTGGCTGCTCCACGGACCAGACGAGAGCGGATGCAGGCGAGCCTGGAGCCTGGACGGGCCCCGGCCGCCCTCGCATCCGAACACGCAGCCTCCAGGACGGGCGGCTGCTCTCCCGGGTGGTCCTGGGGGAGGCGGGCACAGCAGACAAGACCACCAGGGCTCGTCGCGTGGGCAGCCGGAGCCCGTCCACAGTCACCAGGACTTTGCCAGCGGCTGGACCAAGCACCACCATCGCGGCTGTGGGGGGTCACATCTGCCCAAGTCCTCTCCCACCCCAGACGGCTCCGGCCACTTCTTGTCCCAAAGGGACCCTACTCTGCAGCTCACCGTCTACGCGGCGCATCACAGAAACCGGTGGTGGTTTATTCACTACAACAATTAACATTCAGTAataaacagaaaagtagaaatgCACGAGAGGAATGATCTTCACCTCGAAAGCAGTAGCCACAACAGCTGACGGTCACTGCGCCCATGGCCATTCACGAGCCCAGCAATGAAGGCTACAGAAGCCCGGCCGCTCGCCGGCCTGCTCACTACGACCGCGACAGTCCCCACGGTCCAGACGCCAGCGGCGCAGACCCAGACGAGGAGCTCAGAGCCTGCTCGGCCACGTCCGGGCCCCGAGACGCATCGCCGCCTGCTGGGACCTGCATCTATCGCGCTCCTATCTCAACTCAACTGCAAGAAGGTTTTCGACCTCGACTCTCAGACAGTTCCTTCCGTTTCGTCACGTCTTGACTTGTCAGTGACATCGTCTCGGCAACACCAGAAAGCGACAGTTCCGCTCTTACCGCGAGGACTCAACGTACCCGGGAGTATTCTGCCAACAAGGGCGTCCAACAGCCAAAAGGACTCCTCTTCACTCCTTGTCACCAGAATCAGATAGCCCGCTAGAAAGTTCATTCCCTGAAATTAGACAAAAGAACCAAAGGAACTCACTGAGGTCGGGACCACCCGCAGACTCTGTAATCGCCCGGCTAACGGCTAACTTTCCGTGTCCCTGGCTCTTCCCTAAAGCTTGCCTGGTTCTGGAACGACCCTTCAGTGGAGCTACGGCGTCTGAGGCTCTGCCGTCTAGCGACACGTGTAGCTGGGCCCATGACTCCTGACTTAGAGCAGGCCAGGGCCTCGTGTGCATTAAACTATTGGGGGGAAACTACACCAGTGACCACACTTCCTAAGAGCGGTAAGGCGCGTGGTCTGACGCTCGGGGACGTTGAAGTGGAATCTCGTGATAGAGCCCATTTGGGGAAATTCAGGGTGCACAGCGCCAAGGGGGCAGACGCTGCCATGTACACACAGTTCAGGACCCTCAGCCGCCAGGGGCGGGCGGACCCGGAAGGTAGCAGCGGTGGCCGAGCGCCGAGTCAGCGCCCCTCCTGCCAGACTGGGTTTCGGGTGACTTCCACTTTCTTCTTTGCTGCTTCTCTACAACTTCTAAAATAAACACGTATTTCTCTAGCAATAAGGGGAAAATCCAGCTCTCGTCAACCCACAAGTTGAATTTGGACCCAGACACACCCCCCACAGAGGCTACGGGTCACCAGCGAGACAGCCATGGAGAAGCCAGCTCCCCGACCCCCGGACCTCGGACTCCTGCCTGCAGGGCTGAGAGACGACCGACTCCTGTCCTGTGCGCCTCTCAGCCGGCGGCACGATGTCACGGCACCCACGGGAAGctcatacgtgtgtgtgtgtgtgtgtgtgtgtacatacatgcgTGTATTTCCATCAGGCTCATGTTTAAAATTGTGTGGGTTATTTTTTAACCCTATTTTTAAGACCCACAAGAACAGCAGCTAGAATAATCTAAGGACAGTTTCTCAGCTGCCCTGTCTCCCCGACTCCTGAAGGCCAGCTCCTGCCCCAGGACAGGACGTTAAGGGCAGTCGTAACAAGTGACAGCGACAGGGATTACCTCGGAAGAACAGATCTGCCCAGCTGCGTCTTTCCCGCATGTACCCGCTGCGGAACAGCGGCCTGAAAACAACCTGGGGATCACACCGGCCGCTCTGTGAACGGCGTCCTCACGTGTCTTTGCTGCTGGTCTTTTCAAAGCTCCTGCCTCACTCCTTCCCGCGACCCCCCGTCCCCCCGGAGCCGAGGCCACACCACGTGCCGTCCACATGGGACACGAGCTGCCGGGGCCGCCCCGAGTAGGCATCCGTGTCCCCTGCCCCCGGCCCGGCGCTCGTGGTCCCAGCCCTGGAGCCACCGGGGGCCGTAGGTGCTACCGCCCAGGGCCTGTCTTCCTCTCGGGGACGCTTTGGCCTGGCCTCCGGCTCGGGGGGCAGAGGCCTCACACGCAGGGACAGGAGCCCCCAGCCGCAGCCCCTGGTCCCTGCCCACACCCGCCGGGACCCGGCAGCCTCCGGAGTGCACGGCGGGAGGGCGCGGTCCCTTCGCCTCCCGACCTAGCTCCCCTCGCTTTCCAGGCCGTGAACACTGTCCCTTCGATGCTCCAGAAGGAGAGTCTCCAGGGAGGAACGAGAACTGATTCCTGCCACCTGACGGGCAGCTCCGCGCAGCAGGAAGCACGACCCCTGTCACCTCCTACTGCCGGCTGATCCGGCTTCTGGAAACAGCCTCGAAGGGCCGGCCC
This genomic interval carries:
- the GRTP1 gene encoding growth hormone-regulated TBC protein 1 isoform X7 — encoded protein: MPTRGGPGSSCPMWTARGVASAPGGRGVAGRSEAGALKRPAAKTREDAVHRAAGVIPRLFSGRCSAAGTCGKDAAGQICSSEGMNFLAGYLILVTRSEEESFWLLDALVGRILPDYYSPSMLGLKTDQEVLGELVRTKLPAVAALMDSHGLLWTLVVSRWFICLFVDVLPVETVLRIWDCLFNEGSKIIFRVALTLIKEHQALILEATSVPDICEKFKDITRGSFVTECHTFMRVKTQPKCREICAVYGEGAVTAGTRQKWFEKCRAGDFSLDEAPQSSRPVEVDSDQIETLIVNSQCYTTWKIADILKISKSNVNHLNQLGYVNCFDVWVPHKLSEKKPS